A region of Heteronotia binoei isolate CCM8104 ecotype False Entrance Well chromosome 2, APGP_CSIRO_Hbin_v1, whole genome shotgun sequence DNA encodes the following proteins:
- the JUND gene encoding transcription factor JunD: MDIPFYHDEVLTAALAPRSPLQQPFPDGSMMKKDALALALGEQVLKGPDGAALLSASSAASSPSELGLLKLASPELERLIIQSNGLVTTTPTSGGAFPFAKGPDEQEFAAGFVKALEDLHQQNQLGGVVGAPPLPSPAGPVPEPPVYANLSSFGGYAPDGGPFGGGASRLPGGPPPKDEPQTVPEVASFGDSPPLSPIDMDTQERIKAERKRLRNRIAASKCRRRKLERISRLEEKVKSLKSQNTELASTANLLREQVAQLKQKVLSHVNSGCQLLPQPHPVPAY; encoded by the coding sequence ATGGACATTCCCTTCTACCATGACGAGGTGTTGACGGCCGCGCTGGCGCCCCGCAGCCCGCTGCAGCAGCCCTTCCCCGACGGCAGCATGATGAAGAAGGACGCGCTGGCCCTGGCGCTGGGCGAGCAGGTGCTCAAAGGGCCCGACGGCGCGGCGCTCCTCTCGgcctcctccgccgcctcctcgCCGTCGGAGCTGGGCCTCCTCAAGCTGGCCTCGCCCGAGCTGGAGCGGCTCATCATCCAGTCCAACGGGCTGGTGACCACCACGCCGACCAGCGGCGGCGCCTTCCCCTTCGCCAAGGGCCCCGACGAGCAGGAGTTCGCCGCCGGCTTCGTCAAGGCGCTGGAGGACCTGCACCAGCAGAACCAGCTCGGCGGCGTCGTCGGGGCTCCCCCGCTGCCTTCCCCCGCCGGCCCGGTCCCGGAGCCGCCCGTCTACGCCAACCTCAGCAGCTTCGGCGGCTACGCGCCCGACGGGGGTCCCTTCGGCGGCGGCGCCTCGAGGCTGCCCGGCGGGCCTCCGCCCAAGGACGAGCCGCAGACGGTGCCCGAGGTGGCGAGCTTCGGCGACAGCCCGCCGCTGTCGCCCATCGACATGGACACGCAGGAGCGCATCAAGGCGGAGCGCAAGCGGCTGCGCAACCGCATCGCGGCCTCCAAGTGCCGCCGGCGGAAGCTGGAGCGCATCTCCCGCCTCGAGGAGAAGGTCAAGAGCCTCAAAAGCCAGAACACCGAGCTCGCCTCCACCGCCAACCTCCTCCGCGAGCAGGTGGCCCAGCTCAAGCAGAAGGTCCTCAGCCACGTCAACAGCGGCTGCCAGCTCCTGCCCCAGCCCCACCCCGTGCCCGCCTACTGA